Proteins from one Longimicrobiaceae bacterium genomic window:
- the yajC gene encoding preprotein translocase subunit YajC, whose product MTTATIVAAQAASGGGMVLLLQFVFIIAIVYFLFILPQRREQKRHRELLASLKPGMEVVTAGGIVGEIILIKDDLVTLKSGDSRVVVERPRILRLLNPTAESKK is encoded by the coding sequence GTGACAACCGCAACGATAGTTGCCGCGCAGGCGGCGAGTGGGGGTGGGATGGTCCTGCTGCTGCAGTTCGTCTTCATCATCGCCATCGTCTACTTTCTCTTCATCCTGCCGCAACGCCGAGAGCAGAAGCGTCACCGCGAGCTCCTGGCGTCGCTCAAGCCGGGAATGGAGGTGGTGACCGCAGGCGGCATCGTGGGCGAGATCATCCTCATCAAGGACGACCTCGTCACCCTGAAGAGCGGCGACTCCCGGGTTGTGGTGGAGCGGCCCCGCATCCTGAGGCTCTTGAACCCGACCGCCGAGTCGAAGAAGTAG